A genomic segment from Paenibacillus thermoaerophilus encodes:
- a CDS encoding helix-turn-helix domain-containing protein, which translates to MLTLYEEWLARHLEMRSGERRRRLMEGHSHAERMFAQQVWWPVLRSFDDLHPEYEVKDYKDGSRYLDFAFLRPPYDVAIEIDGYGPHARDMSRRQFSDQLSRQNQLILDDWKVLRFSYDDIAERPRQCQQVIQQMLGKWYGVGSSALPLREREVIRRARRLNRPFAVAEVCQWLGVEQQTARKILKELLANGYVSADPELKRIRRYRLGGAAESLYRD; encoded by the coding sequence ATGTTGACCCTGTATGAAGAATGGCTGGCTCGCCACCTGGAGATGCGGTCGGGAGAGCGCCGCCGCCGGCTGATGGAGGGGCATTCCCATGCCGAGCGGATGTTTGCCCAGCAAGTATGGTGGCCGGTGCTGCGTTCCTTTGATGACCTTCATCCGGAATATGAGGTGAAGGACTACAAGGACGGTTCGCGATATTTGGATTTTGCGTTTTTGCGGCCTCCGTACGACGTAGCGATCGAAATTGACGGTTACGGGCCCCACGCCCGGGACATGAGCCGACGGCAGTTCAGCGACCAGCTTTCCCGCCAGAACCAGCTCATTTTGGACGATTGGAAAGTGTTGCGGTTTTCTTACGACGACATTGCGGAACGGCCGCGGCAATGCCAGCAAGTGATCCAGCAGATGCTGGGCAAATGGTACGGTGTCGGTTCCTCCGCCCTGCCGCTCCGCGAGCGGGAAGTCATTCGACGGGCCCGCCGGTTGAATCGGCCGTTTGCGGTGGCGGAAGTATGCCAGTGGCTGGGGGTGGAACAGCAGACGGCGCGCAAAATACTCAAAGAACTGTTGGCGAACGGCTATGTGTCGGCCGATCCAGAGCTCAAACGCATCCGCAGATATCGGTTGGGAGGCGCCGCCGAGTCGCTGTACCGGGATTAG
- the thiC gene encoding phosphomethylpyrimidine synthase ThiC: MTPDRTKQSVAHPHEAQPAPFPASRKVYVTGSRPDLRVPFREISLSPTRRADGSEQPNPPVRVYDTSGPYTDDVPHRNLSEGLRPNRLSWILERGDTEVSDASCSVPADEAHAFPAKRTRYRAKPGRNVTQMHYARRGIITPEMEYAAIRENVSPEFVRDEIARGRAILPANINHPESEPMVIGRNFLVKINANIGNSAVVSSIEAEVEKMRWAIRWGADTIMDLSTGKHIHATREWILRNSPVPVGTVPLYQALEKVGGRPEELTWELYRDTLIEQAEQGVDYFTIHAGVRLAYIPLTVNRTTGIVSRGGSIMAAWCLAHHRENFLYTHFEEICEIMKAYDVCFSLGDGLRPGSIADANDEAQFAELETLGELTEIAWRHDVQVMIEGPGHVPMHLIKENVDRQMQVCKEAPFYTLGPLTTDIAPGYDHITSAIGAAMIGAYGTAMLCYVTPKEHLGLPDREDVRAGVIAYKIAAHAADLAKGHPGAADRDNALSKARFEFRWNDQFNLSLDPERAREYHDETLPAEAAKTAHFCSMCGPKFCSMRISHELRDQAAASEQAALGMAAKAAEFRESGGKLYS; the protein is encoded by the coding sequence ATGACGCCAGACCGCACGAAACAGTCTGTCGCCCACCCGCACGAAGCGCAACCCGCGCCTTTCCCCGCCAGCCGCAAGGTGTATGTAACCGGCAGCCGGCCCGATCTCCGCGTGCCCTTCCGCGAGATTTCCCTCTCGCCGACGCGCCGCGCCGACGGCTCCGAGCAGCCGAATCCGCCGGTTCGCGTCTACGACACCAGCGGCCCGTACACCGACGACGTGCCGCACCGGAACCTCTCTGAAGGGCTGAGGCCGAACCGGCTCTCCTGGATTCTGGAACGCGGCGATACGGAAGTCTCCGATGCGAGCTGTTCCGTCCCGGCGGACGAAGCTCACGCTTTTCCCGCGAAACGCACCCGCTACCGGGCGAAACCCGGCCGCAACGTGACGCAGATGCACTATGCCCGGCGGGGAATCATCACGCCGGAGATGGAGTATGCGGCGATCCGCGAGAACGTCTCTCCCGAATTCGTGCGCGACGAGATCGCCCGCGGCCGCGCCATCCTGCCGGCGAACATCAACCATCCGGAGAGCGAACCGATGGTTATCGGCCGCAACTTCCTTGTGAAGATCAACGCCAACATCGGCAACTCCGCCGTCGTCTCCTCGATCGAAGCCGAAGTCGAGAAGATGCGGTGGGCAATCCGCTGGGGCGCGGACACGATCATGGATTTGTCCACGGGCAAGCATATTCACGCCACGCGCGAATGGATTTTGCGCAACTCGCCCGTGCCCGTCGGCACTGTACCGCTCTACCAGGCGCTGGAAAAAGTCGGCGGCCGCCCCGAGGAGCTGACGTGGGAGCTGTACCGCGACACGCTGATCGAGCAGGCGGAACAGGGCGTTGATTACTTCACGATTCACGCCGGCGTGAGGCTGGCTTATATTCCGCTGACGGTCAACCGGACGACCGGCATCGTATCCCGCGGCGGCTCGATTATGGCGGCCTGGTGCCTGGCGCATCATCGCGAGAACTTTTTGTATACGCATTTTGAAGAAATTTGCGAAATCATGAAAGCTTACGACGTCTGTTTCTCGCTGGGCGACGGCCTGCGTCCCGGCTCGATCGCCGACGCCAACGACGAAGCGCAGTTCGCGGAGCTGGAGACGCTTGGCGAACTGACGGAAATCGCCTGGCGCCACGATGTGCAGGTGATGATCGAAGGGCCGGGGCATGTGCCGATGCACCTCATCAAGGAGAACGTCGATCGCCAGATGCAGGTGTGCAAAGAGGCGCCGTTTTATACGCTCGGCCCGCTGACGACCGATATCGCGCCGGGGTACGATCATATTACGTCCGCCATCGGCGCGGCGATGATCGGCGCTTACGGCACAGCGATGCTCTGTTACGTGACGCCGAAGGAGCACCTCGGCCTGCCCGACCGGGAAGATGTGCGGGCCGGCGTCATCGCGTACAAGATCGCGGCGCACGCGGCCGATCTCGCCAAGGGCCATCCCGGGGCGGCGGATCGCGACAACGCGCTCTCCAAAGCGCGGTTCGAATTCCGCTGGAACGACCAGTTCAATCTGTCGCTCGATCCGGAGCGAGCCCGCGAGTACCACGACGAGACCCTCCCGGCGGAAGCGGCCAAAACGGCGCATTTCTGCTCGATGTGCGGGCCGAAGTTTTGCAGCATGCGCATCTCGCACGAGCTGCGCGATCAGGCGGCGGCATCGGAGCAAGCGGCGTTGGGCATGGCCGCCAAAGCCGCGGAGTTCCGCGAGAGCGGGGGCAAGCTGTATAGCTGA